One window of Eublepharis macularius isolate TG4126 chromosome 17, MPM_Emac_v1.0, whole genome shotgun sequence genomic DNA carries:
- the SLC66A1 gene encoding lysosomal amino acid transporter 1 homolog yields the protein MDSLHGNFSDCPNGSQWVWEIFSECARDGRDIASVVLGLVSIVCFAAAAFPQFYQACKTGIMDQALSIYFLLGWLGGDLLNFIGSLLANQLPLQVYTAIYYVLADLLMISLYLYYKIKNQNRGFSAPINAAFAFVLLGTVSTTFLLGGPAPPSSKGMHVFQGRLLLSIETDETLWEPFTKKEIVGFVIGSVSSLLYLLSRVPQIYTNFKRKSTTGISYSLFALVMLGNTLYGVSVLLKNPDLGQSEGSYVIHHLPWLIGSLGVLSLDVFISLQFLAYRQPTPPLLEERDALLGKQEEPLDS from the exons ATGGATTCTCTGCATGGGAATTTCTCGGACTGTCCCAACGGCTCCCAGTGGGTGTGGGAGATCTTTTCTGAATGTGCTCGAGATGGCAGGGACATCGCCAGCGTGGTGCTGGGCCTGGTCTCCATTGTCTGCTTTGCTGCGGCAGCTTTCCC CCAATTTTACCAGGCGTGCAAAACAGGCATCATGGATCAGGCCCTGTCCATCTACTTCCTCTTGGGATGGCTGGGAGGAGACTTGTTGAACTTCATTGGATCACTCTTGGCTAACCAGCTCCCACTGCAG GTTTACACAGCCATCTACTACGTCTTGGCTGACCTTCTCATGATCTCTCTCTACCTGTACTACAAAATTAAGAACCAGAACAGAGGCT TTTCTGCCCCCATTAATGCAGCCTTCGCCTTTGTTTTGCTGGGAACGGTGTCGACAACATTCTTGCTGGGCGGACCCGCGCCTCCTAGCAGCAAGGGAATGCACGTGTTCCAGGGAAGGTTGCTTCTCTCTATCGAGACCGATGAAACTCTGTGGGAG CCCTTCACCAAGAAGGAAATTGTTGGTTTTGTGATTGGATCCGTTTCATCGCTGCTGTACCTGCTCTCTCGAGTCCCCCAGATCTACACAAAC TTCAAGAGGAAATCCACCACGGGCATCTCCTACTCCCTCTTTGCCCTGGTGATGCTTGGGAACACACTGTACGGCGTGAGCGTCTTGCTGAAAAACCCAGACCTGGGTCAGAGTGAGGGCAGCTACGTGATCCACCACCTCCCCTGGCTGATTGGCAGCTTAGGGGTTCTCTCTCTAGATGTCTTT ATTTCTCTCCAGTTCCTTGCCTACCGGCAGCCGACACCTCCGTTGCTTGAAGAGAGAGACGCTCTTCTCGGGAAACAAGAGGAGCCCCTTGACAGCTGA